The sequence TACACTGACCAAATCTGTTGTTGTAGAGCCCGGCAAGCCCTATACTCTCAGCGCATGGATCAAGTCGAATGGTACGGGCGTATCTTCCATATGCGCTGGTGCGGGCTGGCGCTACAGAGTGACTCTGCAGCCCACCGGCGGCCTCTGGCTGCCTTTTTCAATGACATTTACTCCTGATGATGCCGATAAGAACAATCTCGGCATATTTGTTCAGTCCGAGTCTCCGACCAAGGGCTTATGGCTTGATGATTTCAAGCTCGAACAGGGTGAATCCGCTACGTATGATCAGGTTCCTAACGGCACAGCAAGTTTTCTTCAATTGTGGCCCGAGAGTAGAGACATGGAGCTTTTATCCGAGGGCAGCTTCAGCGTGCCTTTCCTGCTGAACGTCCCCAAGAGCATCAATGCTACTCTTGAAGCGAAGATATCTACATCTAGCAAGATTATCACTAAAAATGTAAGGTTGGAGCCGGGTATGGTCCGGATTGTTGTCGACGGCAGTTCAAAGAGCGCAAAGTACACTCCGAGAACGGTTACGCTTCGCCTCCTTGATGGTGATAAGGAACTCGTTTCGGCCAAGACCGACATTCTGTTCCATTCTCAGTCATATACGAAGGCCGGTCTGCAGCGTCTTGAACATGAACTACCAGGTTTAAGGGCTAAACTTGAACAACTGAAGTCCCGAGGTCAGGATGTTTCATATCCCATGGTGACCTATACAGTCCTCGAAAACTTCATAGGTTACGCGATGGAAGATACTGACAAGAACGAGGTCAAGCGCGCATCCGATGCTCTTTCAGATATGGACTTGATTAAATCAAGGCTGGATAAAGAGTTGTCCGAGGCTTTGGCGGGTAAGCGAACATTTGCAGCCGTTCCGAGATGGACCGGTGATACTCGCCCGGTGATAAAGAGCAGTTCTTTCATTGCGCCCACGGTCACGCCGGGTAAGCCAGGTCGCGAGATGCGTCCTGTATTCTTCACCGGATACGGTCACTTTGCCCAGGTTCGCGCCGATATGGAAAAATGGCCGAATTATGGGACTAATATCATACAGATCGAGATCGGGCCGTCAAGCACTCTGCCGGATGAGAACAAGGTGAATGATGAGCCTGCGCGCGATTTGCTGAAACTCCTCGACAGAGCTCAAAAGTCGGGAGTCTGCGTGAACCTGCTGATAAGCCCGCATTATGTTCCGGGATGGGTAACGGATAAAATGCGAAGCAAGTCCGCATCAGCGTTCCTGCACTATATCAATCGTGACCCGATCAGCCATGAAATGATCAAACGTCACATTTCAGCGCTTATAACACCGATTAAGGACCACCCTGCGCTCCACAGCATATGTCTTGCCAATGAACCGACTGTTTTTGGTGACAATTCTGACTACGCCGTTGCCGACTGGCACGCATGGCTAAAGGACAGGCACGGCGACATCAAAACTCTGAATGATCGCTGGGATACGGATTATGCGAGTTTCGATGATATTAAGCTTCCGTATGCCCAGGGTGAGACCGAAAAGAGCCCGATGGGCAGATGGTTGGACTGCGTGCGCTGGAACCATGAGTTTATGGCCGGCTGGTATCAGATGCTTGCCGATGATGTACATGAAATTGCTCCAAATCTGGCTGTGCATATGAAAGTCCAGACTCCGACCCTGCTTGGCTTTGCCGAAGTCCAGGCAGGCAATGACCCTTACCTGGTCGGGCGTGTAAACGATATCAATGGAAACGACTCCGTGAACTGGCCCAGTTTCGGCGGTGGCGAGTTTGCTCAGAGCTGGATGACTAACGCCAGGGGTGAAGATCTCCAGCGGTCAGTGAAAGACGCTCCGGTCTTTGACTCTGAGAACCACATAATCGGCGACAGAGACACCAGATATATTCCGGGGCAGGTGGTTCGAGCGGCTCTGTGGCAGCAGGCGATCCATGGCCAGAGCGCGACCACGATCTGGGTATGGGAACGCACATATGACAGGAATCATGACTTTGCGGCCAGCATTATGCACAGGCCGGAATGCGCGGAGGCGGTAGGCATTGCAAACTATGATATGAACCGGGCCGCCGATGAGATCACAGCGCTTCAACAGGCTCCCGCGCAGGTGCTGATCCTGCACGATACGTCCGCAATGGTCTACGACGGAGAGCCATATGATACCTGTTCCAAGAAAGCATATATGGCTCTTGGCTTTTGCGGTGTGAAGATGGGGTTTGTCACCGAGCGCCAGTTGGAGGCCGGAGTTGTGCCGAATGCGCCTGTCGTTATGGTTCCCTATGCCAAGCATCTCTCTGACGCAGCGTTTAAGACTCTGCAGGCATACAAAGGCCGGATAGTTGCTCTCGGCGGCGATGACTTGCTCGCATATAACGAGTATGACAAGAAGAGATCAGAGAGTCTCAATGCTGAGAGAATTGCATATACTCCAAGTGTTACAAGTGAGCAAGATCTTCATAAGCTGTTTCTGGCTAAGTTGTCGGGGTGGGGAATCGCTCCAAAGATCATGCTCCTTGACGGCAAATCGAACCCTGTGTGGGGAGTGGAATGGAAAGAGGCAGATACAGCCGATGGGACGCTGGTCAATCTCTGCAATTATCTGAACGAACCAATAAGCTTCAGATTGTCTGATAAAGGCAAGAATGTCAGCGCAGTAGATGTTTTGACAGGAAAGGTTGTGCGCGGCATAATAAATCTTCAGCCTCTTGATGTGAAGCTGCTGCAAGTAAAAGATTAGCTGCTAAACCAAAAAATGTATGTAATTGAGCCTTCCGGCTAATGTCGGAGGGCTCTTTTTGCTTTTCTTTGTCTGCATTCTCCTTGGCATGGGTCCGTCTTTTTGTGCAAAAAGAACTTTTTAACCCTTGACAAGTTGCCAATATTAACCCATAATGTGCATGTAAGTGCGTTACGGTGATAATAAAAACACTGAGGGACACCATAAGCTTGGCAGGCAGATATGTTCTAATGTTTTTGAAGTCGCACTGCGGGCGGGCGAATATTTGCCTGGGAGGATGTTTACAATGAGGAGAGGGTTTACTTTAATTGAACTGTTGGTCGTAATCGCGATCATAGCAATTTTGGCGGCAATATTGTTCCCCGTCTATACGACTGCAAAGGAGCATGCAAATGCCACAAGGTGTTTGAATAACCTAAAGCAGTTGTCAACAGGTTTGTTTATGTATTGTGATTCAAACAATGGGCGTATGCCTGCCACTATACCGCATAACGGTTCGTATACTTGGTGCGGAGTAGGGCCAAGTGGAGCAGGTTATGACTGGCATATAGAAAATGCCAGCCTCTACAAGTATGTAAACAATATAGATACATTTCATTGTCCTACTACATATCCCAAGAATCATAGGCAAACCTCCTATGGGCTGAATCAGGATCTTAATGGCCAAATTTTAGCAGTAGATACAGCCGGGCGTACAAGCCAGATAATGATGCTGCTTGATGAGGAAAATAATAACGATGGCAATTGCGCATATAATGATCCTGCCGACCAGCCCACCGTAATTCATTTCAAGGGAGCGAATCTTGCCTATAGTGACGGCCATGTCAAGTACAAGACAAAAGCTCAGTTGGTGAACGAATACAAAAGCGGTAATTGGACTTCCAACCACTTAAAGTTCCATTAAATATGGTGTCGTGATAAATGTCTGCAAATCCCTCTGGCTAATATAGCTGGAGGGATTTTTCATTTCTGACTATTAGGAACCAACCGCCCGAACGAGTTTGATGAATCTGCTTCGAACCTGAAGCTGTGGATAAATTGCAAAAAATATACCCCTTGACAAACTACCATTTCCAACCCATAATATTACTGTTAGTTGTGATGTGGCAAGAAATACATCATAGAAAACATCAGACAAATATTGGCTAATGGTGCTGGCAGGCAACCAAGTAGCGGGGAGGGGCAACTAACCAAGAAGGGGTTGTTTATTATGAAAAAAAGAGGGTTTACGTTAATTGAGCTGCTTGTTGTAATTGCCATTATAGCGATATTGGCAGCGATCCTGTTTCCAGTTATGACGAATGCAAAAAAGAAAGCGCAGCAGTCCACTTGTGCCAGCAATTTGAAGCAGTTGATGATGGGTATCCGCTCATATTGTGATGATTTTAACGGAGGGATGCCGCTGTGTACCTATATTATAGGGACACCTGAAGCATGTGACTGGTCAGGGTGCCATAATGCCGCTGGTGGAACTTGGAACTTGCAGGATGCGACAATATTGCGCTATATTAGAAATACCAAAGTATTTGAGTGTCCATCGAATTCCGCTTATCGGAATAAATGCCCATATGCCATGAATTGGAAAATCGCAAGTCTTAGATACTATAGAAAGCATTGCATTCTGGAGACTATAACAGCAGGCCGTTCTTCTCGTGTTGTTGTTTTGATTGAAGAATTAAAACCTGATGATTCTTACTTTATGTGGGGAAATGAGTACCAAGATTTCAGCATCATTCACCTTGCAGGTGGAAACAATGCATATGCTGATGGTCATGTAGCGTATAAATCCCAGGCTTACATGCGTGGACAGAAGAAGCTGGCGAATCAAAACAGTATGGACAGTTGTCTCTACGTTCCGGGCACCTAGTATTCTTATGCATTTCATAGTTAGGCACCCCTCGATTGTTTATTGTCGAGGGGCATTTTTGTTTTTGTATCACAAAAAAACTCCTCTTTCCTTCTTCGATTATAAACCTAATGACAGCCGGGCAGAAAGCCGAAAATGGAATAGACTACGGCGCTTGAGGTCTCCCGAGTAAAAAACTGCACATCTGGCCGCGTATGTCATTGCATATATGCCAACACTCATGCATTATTAAAAATACCCTTGACGCAGCAGTAATAGTGTGGTATGTTTCAATATAGTGGTTGAGCTAGCGGATGATATATATTATGCACTAGCTCATTGTTAGTGGCCGGAAAAAGTTCGAGGAGCGCCGCCTCGCCCAGGGCGGGGTGGTGTTTCTTGAAAATGGTGCATAGGGTTTCGGAGAAAGCTCAGTGCCAATCAAACACAGGGGGTGAACCGATGCAGATGAACACGCAGCGGAGTCTAGATGTATTGGGGCTAAAGCGGCGTGACAATTGTTTTGGTACTCACACTTACACTCACACTTACACTATATGTATTTGGATTCAGAGAGGAGAGAATTAACAATGCAGAAATCAAGATTGATCGTGTTGTTGGTCGTAGTCAGCATCCTTGCGCTGTCGCTGCCTTCAATGGCGCAGCTCGCATCGGGCAACTGGCCGAGACCTGGACGCGATTACCACAACAGCGGGCTCAGCCCGGCAACAGTTATCGCAAAGCCTGTGCTCAAGTCATGGGCGCCGAAGGCGGTAACAGGCTACAATGCCTCACCTTATTACTGGTTGGACTTTACATTTGATGGGATTCAGATCGACCCGCAGGGCAATCTCTATGTCCAGGGCGATGATGAGTTCTCGGTAATAAAGATAAGTCCTACAGGCACTTATCCATGGGCATCACCCTATGGAGCTTCTATCACAAGCCATAACAACTATTATATGTATTATGGTTTGTCCTTGTTTGACGATGGCGTAAACCAGTATGCCATTGCGGGACCGCAGCAGTGGAAATCCGGCTCATGGGATGACAGAAAAGTATATGCCATAAACCCGAGTACCGGAGCAGCTTCCTGGTCGTCCGGGCTCTTAAATGATTCTTGGTATGTGTCACATACTAACACTGCAAGAACCGGTATGACTACCAATGTTACCACATCAATTGGGCCTGACGGCTCAATCTATACCGGCAACTTCCGAGATTCTTACTTTGACCCAGTCGGTTCAGTATTTGCCCTTGACAAGACTGGCGCTCGAAAGTGGGCTTGGAACCAGTATGGACAGGGCGACACCTATGGTTCCGCTGCAATAAAGCAGTTGAATGGGAAGAACATCATTTATACCGCCAGCGGAATCACTCATAATGATGCCACAGGTGCGTATGCCGGCTATCCGGCAGTCCCGAATATACTAGCTCTCCAGGACGACGGCACTTCGGCCTCTCTGCTTTGGAGCGCGAATATGGGATTTACCACTTCTCAGCCTGTTCTTTCAAGTGACGGTAACACTCTGTATGTGGCGGGTCGCGATACTCGTCCTCTTTCTACTGGCACAGGCGGCATTACAGTCGGCTCATATTGCGACACTTTCTTTGCGTTCGAAGCCGATACAGGCGTTAAGAAATGGTCCCTGAGCACCGGCGCACGCCATGCGTTCTCGCCGACTCTGGGTCCCAACAACATGATATATGTCTGCGGCGGATACTTCAGAACCGCGAATCAGAACCTGGCGGCTACGCCTGATGTTATGCCAACTGCGAATCCCGGTGTGCTCGTCGCCATTAAGGATAACGGTTCAACAGGTGAAGTCAAGTGGTCTCTACCTCTGCCTGACGATGAGACATCAGATACCACACGTGTTGCAGTTATAAGCACTACGCCTACCACTATGTATGTGGCAACCGGTAATGGTAGAGTATACTGCGTCCAGGATATGGGCACTTATGCCAAGATCCTCTGGACTTGGCAGGCATTTTCAACTCGCTGGTGCGGTGTGTGGGGACATGGCTTTACACCGGCCAATATTGTAGTTGCTGATGATGGAACGATCTACACTGGTTGGAAGAACAACTTGTATGCGTTTGAGCCTGGCTATAATGCCGGCAGTCCTGTAGGCATCAGCGGCACCGTCAAGGATGCCGAAGGCAACCCGATTGCAAATGCATGGGTAGCTGCGGTAGCCTCAACATCGGTGTACCCGCTCGCCGATAATGCCAATCGTTTGTGGACAAAGACAAACTCAGACGGCACCTATCAGATAACACCGAATGCCGCCGGAACATACAATGTCGCAGCGGCTGCTCAGGGTTATGAGAGCAGTGCGAATCAGACTGCAGCGTTCACGACTACCACTACCAGCGTTACGGCTGTAGACTTCACTCTCAGCCCTGCGAAGTACAACTGGGCGCTTGGTGCATCCGCATCAGCAACCAGTGTGAATGCTTCATATCCGGCTGCTTTGGCATGCGATGGTGATCTTACAAGCCGCTATGCTTCTACGGCAGCTTCTTCTGCATTGACTATTGATCTTGGTTCAGAGAAGACAATAGCTGAGGCCGTAATTTACTGGTGGTATAACTACGGCAAGGCCTATACGCTGGAATACAGTACTGATGGTACTACCTGGGCTACACCAGTAGCTTATCAAACCACAACCGGTAATGGTGGTTTCCCGCTGGCATTTATTCCGAATGATGCTATTACTAATGGTTACTGTGGTGGTCCTGTAAAAAGCGCTGATGTTATAAAGTTCTCGACGCCAATCGCTGCGCGGTATTGGAAAGTGAACTTTACATCAGTCAAGAACTTCTACGGTGACAGCTACAAGGGTGGCGCAACGGTTTACGGTTCAACTGCCACTTATGCTTCAATCTGGGATGTCGAACTCAGAGACAGCACCAAGGCCGGCGAACCGACTCCTAATACGATTGCATCTGTTAAGGCTGCGGACGATGGTGATGGAGTTGCGGTAAGCAACCTGCGCGTGACTGCTGTCGCGGGTGGCGGTGTACCCACAGACACACTCTTTGTCGAGACCGCGGATCGCACTGCCGGTATCAAGGTTAAATTCACCGGTCTACCGACGACGATCCAGTTTGGTGACAAAGTCGCAGTGGTTGGAAGAGTTGCCACAGATCCTGTTACCACTGAGAGATACATTCAGGCGACTGCTGTTACACGCCTGGATTCAACGGCATGTCCTGCAAATCCGGCACTTGCCGAGCTTAGCATGAATAACAAGGCCGTAGCGGACAGTGTTTCCCAGGGTCTGTTTATCAAGACATGGGGCAAGGTCTCCGACTCTGCAACCGGCAGCTTCAAGATCAGTGATGGTTCCGCTGCTCCGATCAAGGTGCTGTGTGACAGCACCGGTGCGATCAGCCTGCCTGTGAATGACAACTACATCAGAGTTCGTGGTGTTGTGGGCAAGGACGCCGACGGTCCGGTTCTCTATATGAGAAATGAGCGTGCCGACTGGGCTTATGGCTCAGATAATATACAGGCACTGCCGTTTACCGGCAACTCCAAGTATCCGGTTGAGTACCTGGTGCTTGGTCCGTTCACCACTGATCCTGCTCCGACCAATGCTTACGACCTGCTTGGTGTGGACTTCATCGGTGAGACTACCATCGGCACATCAGTTATGCCCGCTGCGGGTCTTGTGACTGCAGGTAAGACTTGGTTTGCTTCTTCTGCGAGCAGCGCTGCTGGCATACTGGACTTCAACAAAGTATTTGGAGTCGTCACTAGCGTTTCAGCAGCATATGCACACTTGTATCTGTGGTCTGAGACAGAGGCGCCTACTGTGGCGATAACGACTGGCTCTGATGACTGGCTGAAGGTATATGTCAATGGATCCCTGCAGTATACGAAGGATGAAACTGCTTATCCTACGGGCCGTGGCGTTACAATCGGTCAGGATGGACCTACAGCCATCACTCTTCATCAGGGACTGAACAGCATACTGTTCAAGGTTGTCAATGGTCAAACTGGCTTTGGTATTAACAGCCAGTTCACTGATGTGGAAACTTATGGAGGCACTGGTTACGGCGGTTACAACCCGTACGCAGCCACTGGCCTGGGCTATTCGCTTAACCCTGGACTGTAAGTTAGACGCAAAACAACAAATGCGGGCAACCGCAAAACTGGTGGGGACAAATTGTCCCCACCAGTTTTTTTGTGGCTGGAAGGACTTAGAAGTCTGTTTACCGAACGAAGTATACAGCGTTACTCTATGCGCGTATTTGTATAATAAGGAGTTAACCTCAAATGTCCCAGACAATCCCGGAGCCAGAATACCAGATCGTGGCTCCATATTCGCCCGAGCATCCGAGAAACGGAGAAGGGGATATCATTGCTCTCAAAGACGGCAGCCTCTTGCTTGCATATGGCAAGTGGAGTGGCGGTGGAGATGACTTCGACTTCGCGGAGGTCTGGAGTAAGACATCGACAGATGGCGGCAGGAAATGGGGCAACGACCGCGTAATTGTCCCGAATGAAGGTAAAGTAACGACATTTTCGACTGGTCTTCTACGGCTGGCAAATGGTGAGATACTAATGTCATCTCTGAGCAAAGACTCAATGGAGGACTGCTCGATTTTCCTGCGGAAGTCCAGTGATGAGTGTAAAACTTGGACTCCTCGCATCAAGTTTGAGACGCCTGAAGGCTACTCCAACTACACAGGCATGAACAACGGCCGCCTAATCCAGCTAAAGAGTGGGCGAATACTTGGCGCAGGCTTTGATGGATGGGTGAATGGTCGTCCATTCATCGCGTTTTCGCTTATATCGGATGATAACGGCGATACATGGCGCGCAAGCAAGAACTATGTCAATATTCTAGATCTTGAGTCCACAAACAAGGATGGTGCACAGGAACCGGGTGTTATAGAGCTTAAAGACGGCAGGATCATGATGTGGATACGTAACAGTCTCGGCTATGTAGCAAAGGCATATTCAACAGATCAGGGCGAGACATGGAGCAAACCGGAACTCATAAAGCAGCTAAAAGCGCCTCTTGCTCCTGCCAGTATCAAGAGACTACCCCAGACCGGCGATCTGCTCATCGTATGGAATAACAATCAAACCGCTCGCCGCCCATTAAACTCAGCAATCTCAAAGGACGATGGCGAAACCTGGGAGAATATTAAAGTTGTCGATGACCATGAAGTAACATCATGGGGATTTGCGTATACCAGTATAACCCCGCTCGATGATATGGTTATCCTCACTTACTGGAATGGCGATGCTTCAAGCTTGAAGATGGCTAGAATCGATTATAGATGGTTTTATCAGCCAGATGGCTGCATATGATAGGAGCTAATTTCAAATGTCCGAGATAATTCCTGATCCTGAATCGCAAATTGTAGCTCCATACTCACCGGAGCATACAAGAAACGGTGAAGCTGATATAATCCAGCTTGAGGACGGCAGCCTTTTACTTGCATATGGTAGGTGGAATGGCGGCCAGGACGACTTCGACTCAGCAGAAGTCTGGTGCAAAACATCGACCGATGGTGGCAAGACATGGGGCAATGACCGCGTACTCGTGTCCAATGAGGGCAAAGTCACGACATTCTCAGTCTCCCTTCTAAGGCTTCAAAGCGGTGAGATATTGATGGCTTACCTGGTGAAGAACTCAACGGATGACTGCTCGATCTTCTTCCGCAAGTCCGCTGATGAGTGCAAAACCTGGAGTCAGCGCATTAAGTATGAGATTCCACCGGAATATTCCGGCTATACTGGTATGAACAACAACCGGTTAATCCAGCTCAAGAGCGGTCGGATTGTTGGAGCTGCATTTGACGGTGCGTATGTCAAGGGCGATCCGATGATTTCCTTCACGATATATTCGGACGATAATGGTGATACGTGGGCCAAGAGCAACGATATAGATATACGCGTGATCGATCCGGCAAACAGGCATGGCGCTCAGGAGCCATGTGTGATCGAGCTGAAGGACGGCCGTATGATGATGATCATACGCAACAATCTGGGCTGTCTCGGGCGGTCCTATTCTACTGACCGGGGTGAAACATGGAGCCGTTTCGAGCAGGTCAAGGAGCTTGAAGCTTCGCTTTCTCCAGCATCTATCGTAAGGCTTCCTCAGACAGGCGATCTGCTGCTTATCTGGAACAACAGTAAGACTATGGATCGGCGACCGCTGACATCGGCTATTTCCAAAGATGATGGCGCCACATGGGAGAATTTTAGGGTAGTCGATGACGGTGAAGTCACTTTTTGGGGCTTTGCATATATAAGCATTACACCGGTTAATGATAAGATTCTGCTCACGTATTGGAACGGTGACGCCGCTAACCTAAAACTGACCTCAATTGACTACAGATGGTTTTACCAGAAAGGCTAAATGTAAAAAAGGTCGTCTCAAGACATTGTTTTGAGACGACCTCTTCGCTTCATACATCAAGTATGAGAGCAACTACCAGCGGCCACCGCCGCCACCGTAGCCACCATCATTCTTCTGGGACTTGCGGATTTCCCTGCAGGACTTGCAGCGAATCGGTTCGCTGAAACCTCGGGACTGGAAGAACTCCTGTTCACCTGCGGTGAAGATGAAGTTCTGACCGCAATCCTTGCACTTGATTTCTTTGTCTTGGGACACTTGTTTACCCCCTGGGTATGTTTTGATGACTTCTGTGGAACGAAAGGACTTTTCGAAATGGGAACCCAAGGACTAAACTTCCCTATTGCCATATCTATGAGCCCAGCTCCCAGGCCCGGTATAAGCCCCGGGTACAGAAGCGTTATCTTATTATAACACGCTATTGCGGTTTTTGGGGATATTTTTTTAGTCGGTGTTGATCAGGTAGAGCGCGCAATCTCAAGGCTGATATGTTATGATGTAACTGATGAAGGCACAAATAGACGATATCGACGCACGCATACTGGACTTGATTCAGAGCGAGTTCCCGCTTGATCCGATGCCGTTCGATGTAATCGGCAGGAGGCTCTCGATCGATTCTGATGATGTGCTCGCGCGGATAGCCCGACTGAAGTCTGATGGCATTATCAGGCAGATAAGCGCGATATTTGACTCTGCCTCGCTGGGTTATCATAGTGCACTTGTCGCATTCAGGGTGTTGTCTGAATTACTTGACCGTGTGGCATCAGAAGTATCCGAGCACGATGGTGTCAGCCACTGCTATTCTCGCGACGCTGATTACAACCTCTGGTTTACACTTACACTCGCTCCCGAATACAATCTCCAGTCTGAAGTTGCTAGGCTTGCCGTGATTGACGGTGTGCTGAGCCATATGCTGCTTCCCACTGTGAGAGTCTTCAAGATAGGTGTCTTTTTGAAAATAAGTGGAGAGGGAAGAGTTGAAGGTGGAGAGCAGACAATGGATGCAGAAAAGCTGACAGCAGCCAGACAAGTTACTCCCTCTCCTGGGGGAGAGGGCCGGGGTGAGGGCGCTCTCCCACTAAACATAGAAAACGCAGAGGTCAAAGCAGCCGTCCGGGCGCTCCAGGCTGACCTGCCGCTTGTTGCGAGACCTTTTTCTGATCTTGCAAACGAATACGGCCTCTCGGAAGACAAGCTTCTAAATATGGCACTGGTGTTTCTTCAAAATGGAGTTATGCGTAGATATTCGGCAGTGCTTCGCCATGGAAGAGCCGGCTACACATTCAATGCAATGATATGCTGGCGTGTTTCGACCGATATGATAAGTGAGGTCGGTGAAAAAATCTCTCAACATTCGAGTGTTAGCCACTGCTATCAGCGCCCTACATATCCTGATTGGCCGTATTCCCTCTATACCATGGTCCACGCTCGATCTCAAGAAGAACTCGACGAAATTATCTCAGACCTTATGCTTAACTCTCTGAACTTTGAGCATTTGGTTCTCAAAACCCTCACTGAGTATAAAAAACAGCGCATTCTCTATTTTCAGTAAGGCCATGATTTGCAATGGACAGATTACTCATGCGGGTTACAAATCGCCAGCTCACCCATCCACGCCGCAGCGCAGATCGGCTTCTCCAAATCCTTGAAGACTC is a genomic window of Armatimonadota bacterium containing:
- a CDS encoding sialidase family protein produces the protein MSEIIPDPESQIVAPYSPEHTRNGEADIIQLEDGSLLLAYGRWNGGQDDFDSAEVWCKTSTDGGKTWGNDRVLVSNEGKVTTFSVSLLRLQSGEILMAYLVKNSTDDCSIFFRKSADECKTWSQRIKYEIPPEYSGYTGMNNNRLIQLKSGRIVGAAFDGAYVKGDPMISFTIYSDDNGDTWAKSNDIDIRVIDPANRHGAQEPCVIELKDGRMMMIIRNNLGCLGRSYSTDRGETWSRFEQVKELEASLSPASIVRLPQTGDLLLIWNNSKTMDRRPLTSAISKDDGATWENFRVVDDGEVTFWGFAYISITPVNDKILLTYWNGDAANLKLTSIDYRWFYQKG
- a CDS encoding Lrp/AsnC family transcriptional regulator → MKAQIDDIDARILDLIQSEFPLDPMPFDVIGRRLSIDSDDVLARIARLKSDGIIRQISAIFDSASLGYHSALVAFRVLSELLDRVASEVSEHDGVSHCYSRDADYNLWFTLTLAPEYNLQSEVARLAVIDGVLSHMLLPTVRVFKIGVFLKISGEGRVEGGEQTMDAEKLTAARQVTPSPGGEGRGEGALPLNIENAEVKAAVRALQADLPLVARPFSDLANEYGLSEDKLLNMALVFLQNGVMRRYSAVLRHGRAGYTFNAMICWRVSTDMISEVGEKISQHSSVSHCYQRPTYPDWPYSLYTMVHARSQEELDEIISDLMLNSLNFEHLVLKTLTEYKKQRILYFQ
- a CDS encoding zinc-ribbon domain-containing protein: MSQDKEIKCKDCGQNFIFTAGEQEFFQSRGFSEPIRCKSCREIRKSQKNDGGYGGGGGRW